One Malassezia restricta chromosome VI, complete sequence genomic region harbors:
- a CDS encoding F-box and WD-40 domain protein 1/11 translates to MLAPFCPSSWRRTIPPDLPMLFPSPISTIDAHDELHSDELMRYKPLGHCCDILTSLPLDIARYILSQLPLRGVLNASLVSHAWNQIVSDAILWRLLFERKEKWHICTDLLPRLPHIPYKDPTLPFVDWKSVYMNRLELDRRWYTLKTKPRGDSIAIPFQPSKVPLEGHTNSVYCACISSPTATSPHVYVFSGSRDNNVCIWDSETGRCLASLHGHQGSVLSMSYRDGVLLTGSSDNTACLWECSNFSDGPVFHMTRALRGHNGGVLSVCFDDTWIVTGSRDATVRVWRRMDGQLVHTFYSHGACVNACSLDRGRVASAASNGTAFVWDVATGAIIQNWEGVRRGIASIQLHDSIGFTGSSDSCIRLWRVSDNACLLKFFAHEQLVRSLCYDQRRELLVSGGWDGMARVWDMSPTLAHIHDTHPTTPIPTPRLLFELRVPHTRVFDVALDVSHIIVACENHTLWMMNFGSPELDAHVYA, encoded by the coding sequence ATGCTGGCTCCGTTCTGTCCATCATCATGGCGTAGAACAATACCACCCGATTTACCCATGCTCTTTCCTTCTCCAATTTCGACTATAGACGCGCATGATGAGCTGCATTCGGATGAGCTGATGCGCTACAAGCCACTTGGTCATTGCTGTGACATTCTCACTTCATTGCCGCTGGACATAGCGCGGTACATACTATCTCAGCTTCCGCTGAGGGGAGTGTTGAATGCATCACTGGTATCGCATGCATGGAACCAAATTGTATCCGATGCCATTCTGTGGCGTCTCCTGTTCGAGCGTAAAGAAAAATGGCATATATGCACTGATCTCCTTCCTCGATTGCCCCATATACCCTACAAAGACCCAACATTGCCTTTTGTGGACTGGAAGTCAGTGTACATGAATCGACTTGAGCTTGATCGACGTTGGTATACTCTCAAGACGAAACCACGCGGAGACAGCATTGCTATACCGTTTCAGCCTAGCAAAGTTCCATTAGAAGGACATACGAACAGCGTATACTGCGCCTGTATTTCTTCACCAACAGCTACTTCACCGCATGTCTACGTGTTTTCTGGTTCCCGTGACAATAATGTTTGTATTTGGGACAGTGAGACAGGCCGCTGTTTGGCTTCTCTCCACGGGCATCAGGGTAGTGTGCTGAGCATGTCCTACCGTGATGGAGTTCTTTTAACTGGAAGCTCGGATAATACGGCTTGTTTGTGGGAATGCTCCAATTTCTCTGATGGACCTGTTTTCCATATGACGAGGGCGTTGCGCGGTCATAACGGAGGCGTACTCTCTGTATGCTTTGACGATACGTGGATCGTCACTGGCAGTCGAGATGCGACTGTGCGCGTTTGGCGCCGTATGGATGGCCAACTCGTACACACATTTTATTCGCATGGTGCATGTGTGAATGCATGCAGCCTGGATCGTGGACGTGTCGCGAGTGCCGCAAGCAACGGCACCGCATTCGTTTGGGATGTGGCTACTGGTGCAATTATACAGAATTGGGAAGGTGTCCGACGTGGAATTGCATCCATTCAGCTACATGACTCGATTGGTTTTACCGGCAGCAGTGATTCTTGCATTCGCTTGTGGCGAGTCAGTGACAATGCATGCCTCTTAAAATTTTTCGCACACGAGCAGCTAGTGCGTTCCTTATGCTATGATCAACGCCGTGAATTACTTGTGAGTGGCGGTTGGGACGGCATGGCTCGTGTGTGGGATATGTCGCCTACCTTGGCCCACATTCATGATACCCATCCAACTACCCCCATACCTACCCCGCGCCTATTGTTTGAGCTACGCGTACCCCATACGCGTGTGTTTGATGTAGCGCTAGATGTATCTCACATCATTGTCGCTTGTGAAAACCACACATTGTGGATGATGAATTTTGGCAGCCCAGAGCTTGACGCGCATGTATACGCATGA
- a CDS encoding putative methyltransferase: MSLIPSRFLPARVSDASEQELAQALAQLRAVYAIGVPREMWVWEGEHADEDEETDDAFEAHYVRTWLHRLVQYGCTHAKAADLVDEAASVLVHLAGQAACGERWCTYYFFLTPHAPRHSDEAVASVSICDGAFVGDALGVRTWGAAPYLTRRLIQQYASAGKHMLPRRVLELGAGTGLVGLGLAQWLGAQRADAHITLTDYDATVLANLRRNAEASHGRADVRHLDWETVYRDMQTTSRCYDTWAQETLPHDRDTSPAQYGGVDRHEQFDVLVAADCIYDPQHALWIHAVAERHLVRPTAAYPSPQLHMLVPVRRTHLAELASVHAVFSESSPFRIAQTHVIQGHDDFGPPCLSSQSPRARKGNPISCQHFVIEWRHDSPFHA, translated from the coding sequence ATGTCCCTCATTCCGTCTCGCTTTCTGCCCGCCCGGGTGAGCGATGCCAGCGAGCAGGAGCTGGCCCAGGCGCTCGCTCAACTCCGCGCCGTGTACGCcatcggcgtgccgcgcgagaTGTGGGTGTGGGAAGGCGAGCACGCcgacgaggatgaggaGACAGATGACGCGTTCGAGGCACACTACGTGCGCACATGGCTCCATCGCCTCGTGCAGTATGGAtgcacgcatgccaaggccgcTGATCTCGTGGATGAGGCCGCCTCCGTGCTTGTGCATCTCGCGGGCCAGGCAGCATGCGGCGAGCGATGGTGCACCTACTATTTTTTTCTCACACCACACGCGCCACGACATTCGGACGAGGCGGTAGCGAGTGTGAGCATCTGCGATGGCGCATTTGTGGGAGATGCACTAGGCGTACGCACATggggcgcagcgccgtACCTGACACGCCGGCTGATCCAGCAGTACGCGAGCGCCGGCAAGCACATGCTGCCTCGGCGTGTCTTGGAGCTCGGCGCGGGCACAGGCCTCGTGGGTCTAGGTCTGGCGCAGTGGCTCGgagcgcagcgtgctgaTGCTCACATCACACTCACTGACTACGATGCGACAGTGCTTGCCAACCTGCGCAGGAACGCTGAGGCAAGTCACGGTCGCGCGGACGTCCGACACCTCGACTGGGAAACGGTGTATCGAGACATGCAAACAACATCCAGGTGCTATGATACATGGGCACAGGAAACACTACCACATGATAGGGATACATCGCCTGCGCAATATGGCGGCGTCGACCGACACGAACAGTTTGACGTCCTCGTCGCCGCGGACTGTATCTATGATCCGCAGCACGCACTGTGGATCCATGCCGTGGCCGAGCGGCATCTTGTACGCCCCACAGCAGCGTATCCAAGCCCCCAACTGCACATGCTTGTGCCTGTACGACGCACGCATCTCGCTGAACTAGCGAGTGTGCACGCCGTCTTTTCAGAGTCTAGCCCGTTTCGCATCGCTCAGACCCACGTTATTCAGGGCCACGATGATTTCGGACCACCTTGCCTGTCTTCACAGAGCCCCCGAGCACGAAAAGGCAACCCAATTTCCTGCCAGCACTTTGTCATCGAGTGGCGTCACGACTCGCCCTTCCACGCCTGA
- a CDS encoding negative regulation of cAMP metabolic process, with product MSRATADTVDAPSKEITSWNWKSTIQGAVRRVIESVASSHPPWIPDNTCTAAISVLFEALQHDRDHVMDALLNGLKGIELPVSLSTMDSRLRLHQALCMTRVISSCVFHDWLSYQTEEILSTPFGAWKDPPRMADSTARQFVSTVSKHFVQLVGYRELSISQQSDGHASSFKDDKLRSFTFLSRDTNSNVREYDCLYAMLDAHLGMYTASASPEAYFVLDAHFPPYRAPFKLTPTGVSYTATLWHTPADALDASEHTVAAYLYRELAYLMLYTSSTNWETTMHCIGSLTDARTNVSLYECVHWRWPQLEAFLRQVIRELPLMPRSHFATAAVMLRRVVHMWTHFHDDERHMVCSNGLPDVTSQLFDTLFAQADSLSRRIVLWPTLGALLGLSPTPYTPTRVWRDVHSKKWAFSDALHHHLSHSRLGFAAWFSVVMMHSVNETGGAPIPAAITSGACSRLVEHLHSFTANDARLGGLLLASQVRLGNMEEAMNLVHACLYVRPSNVGVLVVVHALLLLIIRDIGSWRAVLYPPCAPVLRRSIRHGVRAWCVDKALDDMTMTAIHGILYVALLDPMSVLTLLPNEPLDQLQLPRAPSAAQLDTLLQKDSRVSLVLAFLHVPMARMRLHAASNAAIMRLSGDKPNVGVLSHFPYVPITMLEQPSTPTPDMACILQMLGPIDIDVATNAVQHVMTANSENDQLYWLIALQTSVSCLLRLQISVERKVGPAAVLYGLFMPSVLNVQAALDATMLLSHLYPLPEPLPTLVKSRPDLATICHVLRHTPAPNHFTQMAWSALLRLWLTCLPKSRANRVNKSDMTHIVHILAAGAHIGLHGVMIKDDIPFVHMVSDMLLHYPDLRDLAFVLLDAVPTPILPRMILLAHTELPRSESHTLWLRLLKECVPRLSIDSVDATTLRAIVDMLLACAMSVTTISSRMTVCEVTAVLAPCERPEMVRARAQLVDWILPWTIGDGSLRQKALECIVHMCRGLTDDIPLMVLRIDVSREAALFRRTARIVDRLIRAATFGKLMDAGAQDVSLAVVALEHVLRQNLDFLSHEAVTLTTSPLPSARMALMLAMARLFSHPDYEALEHVAETPKMLIQDALFLDEGRWIAHLICTGTIHHAQLMEKVLSGTCTTDKMHTVLQRVLQTKVDASTGDLLWLRTNSAALIFLTAYARRFTHVHIQSIVQSLVTAVSQSPLEGFDWTNTTDLSEERLRAQHMGEIQLITLLGEKLEEFARAFPTEMHWVSTRLYQAIARRFGDETASFSLGTFLCLRLLGPAIAAPESVAVEPPQSEAARRALVFLNKVLVALPQGGFPAHRESRLTMLNDVMTQRNMTLRRTLEETVQYDVQNSNISMPSEHIPQRICRELRKHMQQLASKGDANASTLLQVLPTHPSLQERFATALCGESRDAVFQSFMDMYSTYDTRALSNLCVVRHGEEYTTVCFFYSRLDLIRGDFTTLSYYICSVASKFTRPWILILDMTGSTERMLVQNQYTAFVSAILPAKAFGFLHSVVIVNGGLALLRHGWMVTEEPYENGYIARRHMDGGPPLKLEWVTSAEELHAQTKDVQLSLAPASTRLFFAKPSYVLTDVSCDDGFCAPVSATLVLLNDYMLIRSKPLAHQDGPLKPPRSCDIIPLSDMIVMSDHVSRLCIHRYSCPDVLFLNTRHCDDLEHKLYSLRMSNGDYARGLYAPVPRSSIRAVFVGMGLFYRTSTDVTMRFAADTLLRAAGVFHQGIQPMFIPPNLPSIDIPVPLRAMALRTALGITACLGRQHVLFTRAEQLLMSVPHEQLPQILHLGLVLWMTHPELRTAILPALDLLPTLPSAAHELFLDVCIDLTPMCMSPVMNAMQDAIMTAAVPHLLHIILSRLHETFCSPRRPGLLHQVHALVALLAVQCLVPDTPLRAHVPEVMCILLLFHQDPLPSFHVASSMSFVHTLVMWPAPELASLAGEKLKSTLSISSLVELVNKAVLTLAADAEQCAQWTLAIENQIQHIALSRGSLMQSRALQVLGHLCNASQSIMHRLGLVLLESFPHAPMTVDAAAMCLSRVFLPAQAPTLFWAGMILIAVGVHSGGLRLCSAALDALDSHAFAAIMEARRRFAADATALDEALGVSFERDFSFACASLLRRPLWDGHPSIQELTRSLIERLNALVPCDATTGDNRRVSGLSLLLFLFDPSTTDASQLPPQYFPLTDDDQMASSKILSAALARSFLPRASDSQLHLMLPLLSDGQAHALRKSDEPILPENNVSPLSQLGFSGLKFDTGSGPYAAECRSWLQHLVEQWA from the coding sequence ATGTCTCGTGCGACTGCGGACACAGTCGATGCACCATCAAAAGAAATAACGTCATGGAACTGGAAAAGCACGATCCAAGGGGCCGTTAGGCGGGTGATCGAAAGTGTAGCGTCGTCGCACCCGCCATGGATTCCCGATAATACATGCACCGCTGCTATTAGCGTGCTTTTTGAAGCGCTccagcacgatcgagaCCATGTTATGGATGCCCTGCTGAATGGATTAAAGGGCATTGAGCTTCCTGTATCGCTGAGTACGATGGATTCTCggctgcgcctgcatcaggcgctgtgcatgACCCGCGTCATTTCGTCGTGCGTCTTTCACGATTGGCTCTCGTATCAGACAGAGGAGATATTGTCGACACCCTTCGGGGCATGGAAGGATCCCCCTCGCATGGCTGACTCGACTGCTCGTCAGTTCGTATCGACGGTGTCGAAACACTTTGTGCAACTCGTGGGGTATCGAGAACTGTCCATCTCGCAGCAGTCAGATGGACATGCCAGCAGCTTTAAGGATGACAAGCTGCGCTCCTTCACATTCTTGTCACGCGATACTAACAGCAACGTACGAGAATACGACTGCTTGTACGCcatgctggatgcgcatcTCGGCATGTACACCGCCAGTGCGTCGCCTGAGGCGTACTTTGTGCTTGACGCGCACTTTCCTCCATATCGCGCGCCGTTCAAACTCACGCCGACTGGTGTGTCCTACACGGCGACCCTGTGGCATACGCCGGCTGATGCCCTGGATGCGTCTGAACACACTGTCGCCGCGTACCTGTACCGCGAGCTAGCGTACTTGATGCTGTACACGAGCTCCACCAACTGGGAGACGACTATGCACTGCATCGGTAGTCTGACCGATGCACGAACCAACGTGTCCCTGTACGAGTGTGTGCACTGGCGCTGGCCACAGCTGGAGGCGTTCCTGCGCCAGGTGATCCGTGAATTGCCCCTGATGCCCCGGTCCCACTTTGCCACGGCGGCTGTCATGTTGCGGCGAGTCGTGCACATGTGGACGCATTTCCATGATGACGAAAGGCATATGGTGTGTTCGAATGGCCTGCCTGATGTCACATCCCAGCTCTTTGATACCCTTTTCGCTCAGGCAGACTCGCTTtcgcgccgcatcgtgcTGTGGCCGACTCTGGGTGCGTTGCTTGGCTTGTCACCCACGCCATATACTCcgacgcgcgtgtggcgcgacgtgcacTCCAAAAAGTGGGCGTTCTCTGATGCCCTGCATCACCACCTCTCCCACTCGCGTCTCGGTTTCGCGGCGTGGTTCTCTGTCGTGATGATGCACAGCGTCAACGAGACGGGTGGTGCGCCTATCCCGGCTGCCATAACGTCCGGAGCATGTTCGCGCTTGGTGGAACACCTACACTCATTTACTGCGAATGACGCCCGGCTCGGTGGTCTGCTCCTCGCGTCACAGGTGCGTCTTGGAAACATGGAAGAGGCGATGAATctcgtgcatgcgtgcTTGTATGTGCGTCCATCGAACGTAGGCGTGCTTGTGGTCGTCCACGCGCTTCTGCTGCTCATCATCCGCGACATTGGGTCGTGGCGTGCGGTGTTATATCCACCGTGTGCTCCAGTGCTGCGACGTTCGATCCGCCATGGCGTCAGGGCCTGGTGTGTAGACAAGGCACTGGACGACATGACGATGACGGCCATTCACGGCATCTTGTACGTCGCGCTTCTTGATCCAATGTCGGTCCTGACGCTCTTGCCGAACGAGCCCCTCGACCAATTGCAGCTGCCACGTGCACCGTCAGCGGCTCAGCTCGACACGCTTCTCCAGAAGGACTCGCGTGTCTCACTTGTGCTCGCTTTCCTGCATGTGCCGATGGCCCGCATGCGCCTACACGCCGCCTCGAACGCTGCGATCATGCGACTCAGCGGCGACAAGCCTAATGTGGGTGTGCTCTCTCACTTTCCGTACGTGCCGATCACCATGTTGGAACAGCCCAGCACGCCCACGCCcgacatggcatgcatTCTCCAGATGCTGGGACCCATCGACATTGACGTCGCGACCAATGCCGTGCAGCACGTCATGACGGCCAACTCGGAAAATGACCAACTGTACTGGCTTATTGCATTGCAGACATCCGTGTCTTGCTTGCTGCGCTTGCAGATCTCTGTGGAACGCAAAGTGGGCCCAGCGGCTGTGCTGTACGGCTTGTTCATGCCTAGCGTACTCAacgtgcaggcggcgctcgatgccaCCATGTTACTAAGTCACTTGTACCCACTGCCCGAGCCTCTGCCGACCTTGGTCAAGTCCCGTCCTGATCTTGCGACCATCTGCCATGTCCTGCGCCATACGCCTGCTCCCAATCATTTCACGCAAATGGCATGGTCGGCTCTCTTGCGACTCTGGCTTACATGTCTACCCAAGAGCCGTGCCAACCGTGTTAACAAGTCGGACATGACACACATCGTCCACATTCTCGCAGCGGGAGCCCACATTGGGCTGCATGGCGTCATGATCAAAGACGACATACCCTTCGTTCACATGGTCTCTGACATGCTTCTGCATTACCCCGACCTGCGTGACCTTGCCTTTGTGCTCTTGGATGCTGTGCCGACTCCCATCTTGCCTCGCATGATCCTTCTCGCCCATACAGAGCTGCCTCGCAGCGAATCACACACCTTGTGGCTCCGTCTCCTGAAAGAATGCGTCCCACGCCTTTCAATCGACTCGGTGGATGCCACGACACTGCGTGCGATCGTCGATATGCTGTTGGCCTGTGCCATGTCCGTGACCACCATCTCGTCGCGCATGACTGTGTGCGAAGTCACCGCAGTCTTGGCGCCATGCGAGCGACCTGAAatggtgcgtgcgcgtgcgcagctcgtggacTGGATCCTGCCATGGACGATCGGCGATGGATCTCTGCGCCAAAAGGCACTTGAGTGCATTGTGCACATGTGCCGGGGTCTTACCGATGACATACCTCTGATGGTGCTCCGTATCGATGTATCGCGCGAGGCGGCTCTCTTTCGTCGCACCGCCCGTATTGTTGATCGTCTGATCCGCGCTGCGACATTCGGCAAGCTCATGGACGCGGGTGCTCAGGACGTGTCGCTCGCTGTGGTGGCATTAGAGCATGTGCTACGTCAAAACCTCGACTTTTTGTCGCACGAAGCCGTGACGCTCACAACGTCTCCGCTGCCGAGTGCccgcatggcgctcatgcTTGCCATGGCGCGTCTGTTTTCGCATCCTGACTACGAGGCATTAGAACATGTGGCTGAAACGCCCAAGATGCTAATTCAGGACGCCTTGTTTCTTGATGAGGGCCGTTGGATTGCGCATTTGATTTGCACTGGCACAATTCATCATGCCCAGCTGATGGAAAAGGTTCTGTCAGGTACCTGCACCACGGACAAGATGCATActgtcctgcagcgcgtctTGCAGACCAAGGTCGACGCCAGCACCGGTGATTTGCTGTGGCTTCGCACCAACTCAGCCGCCCTCATTTTTCTTACCGCCTATGCGCGTCGATTTACGCATGTCCACATCCAATCTATCGTACAGAGTCTCGTGACAGCCGTGTCGCAGTCGCCTCTTGAAGGATTTGATTGGACGAACACGACAGATCTGTCCGAGGAGCGTCTGCGTGCACAGCACATGGGTGAGATCCAACTCATTACGCTGCTGGGTGAGAAGCTGGAGGAATTCGCTCGCGCATTTCCTACCGAGATGCATTGGGTCAGCACGCGTCTGTATCAGGCCATTGCCCGTCGCTTCGGCGATGAAACGGCGTCGTTCTCGCTCGGCACATTCTTGTGCTtgcgcctgctgggccCGGCGATTGCTGCCCCAGAATCTGTGGCCGTGGAGCCGCCGCAGAGTGAggcagcgcgtcgcgcctTGGTCTTTCTCAATAAGGTCCTCGTGGCGCTTCCACAGGGCGGAtttccagcgcatcgcgagTCAAGGCTCACGATGCTCAACGACGTCATGACGCAGCGCAATATGACTCTGCGCCGCACTCTAGAAGAAACTGTGCAGTATGATGTACAAAACAGCAACATCAGCATGCCATCCGAGCATATACCGCAGCGCATCTGtcgcgagctgcgcaaacACATGCAACAGCTCGCATCGAAGGGTGATGCGAatgcgtcgacgctgctccAGGTTCTACCGACACATCCATCGCTGCAGGAGCGCTTTGCTACGGCGCTCTGTGGCGAGTCTCGTGACGCCGTGTTCCAGTCGTTCATGGACATGTACTCTACGTACGATACGCGTGCGCTGTCGAACCTATGCGTCGTTCGTCATGGCGAGGAGTACACGACGGTGTGCTTTTTCTACTCGCGCCTCGACCTGATCCGCGGCGACTTTACGACCCTGTCGTACTATATCTGCAGTGTGGCGTCCAAGTTCACTCGCCCATGGATCCTCATCCTTGATATGACGGGCTCCACGGAGCGAATGCTTGTCCAGAACCAGTACACGGCGTTCGTGTCGGCTATTCTCCCTGCCAAGGCCTTTGGCTTTCTGCACTCTGTTGTCATCGTGAATGGCGGTCTGGCGCTGCTTCGGCATGGCTGGATGGTCACAGAGGAGCCGTACGAAAACGGTTACAttgcgcggcgccacatGGACGGTGGCCCCCCTCTCAAGCTCGAGTGGGTGACGTCGGCGGAAGAGCTCCATGCACAGACCAAGGACGTTCAGCTCTCGCTGGCGCCAGCGTCAACGCGCCTATTTTTCGCCAAGCCTTCGTACGTATTGACGGACGTGAGCTGTGACGACGGGTTCTGCGCGCCGGTCTCTGCTACGCTCGTTCTTCTCAACGACTACATGTTGATCCGCAGCAAGCCCTTGGCGCATCAAGACGGCCCCCTGAAGCCACCGCGGTCTTGCGACATCATTCCTCTCTCGGACATGATCGTCATGTCCGATCACGTCTCGCGCCTATGCATTCATCGGTATTCATGCCCTGATGTGCTGTTTTTGAATACAAGACACTGCGATGACCTCGAGCACAAATTGTACAGCCTGCGCATGTCGAACGGTGACTATGCTCGTGGACTGTACGCCCCTGTCCCACGCTCCAGCATCCGTGCTGTGTTTGTGGGCATGGGTCTCTTTTACCGCACGTCGACTGATGTGACGATGCGTTTCGCGGCGGATACGCTGCTTCGAGCTGCGGGTGTCTTTCACCAAGGCATCCAGCCGATGTTCATTCCCCCGAACCTACCGTCGATCGATATTCCTGTGCCGCTACGTGCGATGGCAttgcgcacggcgctcggcatcaCGGCGTGTCTGGGCCGACAGCACGTGTTATTCAcgcgtgctgagcagctgcttATGTCTGTGCCGCACGAACAGCTACCTCAGATCCTGCATCTCGGTCTCGTGCTGTGGATGACGCATCCTgagctgcgcacggccatcTTGCCGGCGCTCGATCTTTTGCCCACGCTGCCATCCGCTGCGCATGAGCTGTTTTTGGACGTGTGCATAGACTTGACGCCCATGTGCATGTCGCCGGTCATGAATGCGATGCAAGATGCGATTATGACGGCGGCCGTTCCTCACCTGCTCCACATCATCTTGTCGCGTCTACACGAGACGTTCTGCTCACCTCGCAGACCGGGCCTGCTGCACCAAGTCCATGCCCTagtcgcgctgctcgctgTCCAGTGTCTCGTGCCAGATACACCGCTccgagcgcatgtgccCGAGGTCATGTGCATTTTGCTCCTATTCCACCAGGACCCGCTCCCATCGTTCCACGtggcctcgtccatgtcgttcgTTCATACCCTTGTGATGTGGCCGGCGCCGGAGCTGGCGTCTCTAGCGGGCGAAAAGCTCAAGTCCACACTGTCTAtctcgtcgctcgtcgagctcgtcaACAAGGCCGTGTTGACGCTCGCGGCCGATGCGGAGCAATGCGCCCAGTGGACATTGGCTATTGAGAACCAGATCCAACACATCGCCCTGTCGCGCGGCAGCCTTATGCAGTCGCGAGCGCTGCAGGTGCTTGGACATCTTTGCAATGCGTCGCAGTCGATCATGCATCGCCTCGGACTCGTGCTTCTTGAGTCGTTCCCACACGCGCCCATGACGGTGGATGCGGCTGCGATGTGCTTGTCCCGCGTGTTTTTGCCGGCTCAGGCCCCTACGCTCTTTTGGGCTGGCATGATTCTAATCGCCGTGGGCGTGCACAGCGGTGGCCTGCGACTTTGCTCGGCGGCACTGGACGCACTCGATTCGCATGCGTTTGCGGCCATTATGGAGGCACGCCGACGATttgccgccgacgcgacGGCCTTGGAtgaggcgctgggcgtgtCGTTTGAGCGTGACTTTTCGTTCGCATGTGCGTCCCTTCTCCGACGGCCTCTTTGGGATGGGCATCCTTCGATCCAAGAACTGACTCGCTCGTTGATCGAGCGTCTTAATGCACTAGTACCGTGTGATGCCACCACAGGCGACAACAGGCGTGTATCTGGCCTGTcgctcctcctcttcctaTTTGACCCCAGTACCACCGACGCGTCGCAACTGCCCCCGCAATACTTTCCTTTGACAGACGACGACCAGATGGCCTCGAGTAAGATCCTGAGCGCCGCACTTGCGCGCTCCTTTTTGCCGCGCGCCTCTGATTCTCAGCTGCATCTCATGCTGCCCCTCCTAAGCGACGGACAGGCGCATGCCCTGCGAAAATCTGACGAGCCCATCCTGCCGGAGAACAATGTATCACCCCTTTCGCAGCTCGGGTTCTCCGGCCTCAAGTTCGATACGGGATCGGGTCCATACGCCGCGGAGTGTCGCTCTTGGCTGCAACACCTTGTCGAGCAATGGGCATAG
- a CDS encoding mRNA m6A methyltransferase, with protein MGPTNVLPPPPIWCLALRLHGMDGDTNARAAAEIAQRYLSHPTGKQRLLMRMFQSTDNRFQPLCQHITRYDCSQARSGLGLHGCCDRLHFKPTIYPHTNVALGHCGYLSSCHRKSTCKYLHYELDTSPPHEPFVWRCAGPESYASDSEYARYAACLEPTRQLERFGLDAWLRKMHWDGVPTLSQEAQWIDCDVRTFDLSSLGKFDVILIDPPWDIHMSLPYGTLSDEDMYALDIPVLQDEGLLFLWVTGRAMELGRFLLKRWGYVRVDELIWIKTNQMDRLVRTGRTGHWLNHSKEHCLVAMREPKKGAQAPPPCLWTHAGLNTNVMVSQTRETSRKPDELYTMIERICPGGRKLELFGRLHNVRPGWLTLGNQLKSTQVREPMLRRVMQPPVENV; from the exons ATGGGGCCCACGAATGTGTTACCTCCACCACCGATCTGGTGCCTAGCTCTGaggctgcatggcatggaCGGGGACACCAAtgcgcgtgcagcggcAGAGATAGCGCAAAGGTACTTGTCGCACCCGACAGGGAAGCAGCGGTTGCTTATGCGAATG TTTCAAAGTACGGATAACCGATTCCAGCCATTGTGTCAGCATATCACGCGGTACGACTGCAGCCAAGCGCGCTCTGGTCTTGGGCTGCATGGATGTTGTGACAGACTGCATTTTAAGCCCACAATTTACCCGCATACAAACGTTGCATTGGGCCACTGTGGATACCTGAGCTCGTGTCACCGAAAAAGTACGTGCAAGTATTTGCATTATGAACTTGACACGTCGCCGCCACATGAGCCGTTCGTGTGGCGATGTGCAGGCCCAGAATCATATGCGTCTGACTCTGAATATGCACGTTATGCTGCATGCCTGGAACCAACGCGTCAACTTGAACGTTTTGGACTGGATGCTTGGCTACGCAAGATGCATTGGGATGGTGTGCCCACATTGTCGCAAGAGGCACAATGGATTGACTGCGATGTGCGTACGTTTGATTTGTCTTCACTAGGCAAGTTTGACGTGATCTTGATCGATCCGCCGTGGGATATTCACATGTCGCTGCCCTACGGCACGCTCTCTGATGAGGACATGTACGCTCTTGACATTCCTGTGCTGCAAGACGAGGGCCTCTTGTTCCTGTGGGTCACAGGGCGAGCTATGGAGCTGGGTCGGTTTCTGCTTAAGCGCTGGGGCTATGTTCGTGTGGACGAGCTCATATGGATCAAGACGAACCAAATGGACcggctcgtgcgcaccgGACGAACGGGCCACTGGCTGAATCACTCGAAAGAGCACTGCCTCGTGGCTATGCGTGAGCCTAAGAAGGGTGCACAGGCACCGCCACCTTGTCTATGGACGCATGCTGGACTCAACACCAATGTCATGGTGTCACAAACGCGTGAGACGTCGCGCAAGCCCGACGAGCTCTATACTATGATTGAGCGCATCTGCCCTGGTGGTAGAAAGCTAGAATTGTTTGGCCGACTGCACAATGTGCGCCCCGGATGGCTTACGTTGGGCAATCAGTTGAAAAGCACGCAAGTGAGGGAGCCgatgctgcgtcgtgtCATGCAGCCGCCTGTAGAGAATGTTTAG